One Asterias rubens chromosome 1, eAstRub1.3, whole genome shotgun sequence genomic region harbors:
- the LOC117292611 gene encoding QRFP-like peptide receptor, protein MDQLEFIDTKVLNRSIEEPLGVDLGAMVPGNREAFTRFVSAFYGIICVVGLAGNLMVAVVLLRVRTLRSNTSDFLVHLSAVDFMVCILVIPTNLVPAPSPTPNPGLWGEFLCRFFMSGFVFWFFTVNSVFSLIAVNLERYVAIVHPHKYKTVFTKRNKYIMIATCWILAVVTHSFHFFVFDEVDVVGCQRLGWRNLFARSAYGLYNFTINLLIPLAVMVFAQLRVISTLNTQVKMLTARAATGIGPNDQHEMWQLRASQSLVKTLLACVISFAVCWTPTHLVYLLFNFGVPVQLESPFTHMTIALAVANSCLNPIIYTLLNKPFRKGIRGAFCKQRDSNRVGEGGGPTATVTVAETLP, encoded by the exons ATGGACCAACTTGAATTCATCGACACCAAGGTACTGAACCGAAGTATTGAAGAGCCACTGGGTGTTGATTTGGGCGCTATGGTACCAGGCAACCGGGAAGCTTTCACCCGATTCGTCTCAGCTTTCTACGGCATCATTTGCGTCGTCGGACTCGCAGGCAACCTGATGGTTGCCGTTGTGCTGCTCCGGGTTCGAACTCTACGGTCAAACACCAGTGATTTCTTGGTTCATCTCTCCGCTGTAGATTTCATGGTCTGCATTTTGGTCATCCCTACGAATCTAGTACCGGCGCCCAGCCCCACTCCAAACCCAGGACTATGGGGTGAATTTTTGTGTCGATTTTTCATGTCTGGTTTCGTTTTTTGGTTCTTTACGGTAAACTCAGTTTTCAGTCTGATTGCCGTGAACTTGGAGCGGTACGTAGCCATCGTACACCCGCACAAATACAAGACTGTATTCACCAAACGAAATAAGTACATAATGATCGCAACTTGCTGGATTCTTGCTGTGGTCACCCATTCCTTTCACTTCTTCGTTTTTGATGAAGTTGATGTGGTTGGATGCCAACGTTTGGGGTGGCGGAATCTGTTTGCTAGATCAGCTTACGgattgtacaattttacaatcaACTTACTAATTCCATTGGCCGTGATGGTGTTTGCCCAACTCAGGGTTATTTCGACTCTGAACACACAAGTCAAGATGTTGACTGCACGTGCAG ccaCCGGTATCGGTCCAAATGACCAGCATGAAATGTGGCAGCTCAGAGCATCTCAATCGCTGGTAAAGACTCTCCTTGCCTGCGTCATATCATTCGCCGTGTGTTGGACTCCGACCCACCTTGTCTACTTGCTTTTCAACTTTGGTGTTCCCGTTCAGCTTGAGTCCCCGTTTACGCATATGACTATTGCCTTAGCGGTGGCTAACTCCTGCCTGAATCCAATCATTTATACTCTGCTCAACAAGCCATTCCGTAAAGGGATCAGGGGAGCGTTTTGTAAgcagcgggattcgaaccgggttgGTGAGGGAGGTGGACCTACTGCTACTGTGACTGTGGCCGAAACACTGCCATAG